One segment of Bacteroides caecimuris DNA contains the following:
- a CDS encoding Crp/Fnr family transcriptional regulator has product METMFDTLLQLPLFQGLCHEDFTCILDKVKLHFIKHKVGETIIESGSPCKQLCFLLKGEISIVTNSKENIYTVIEQMEAPYLLEPQSLFGMNTNYTSSYVAHTEAHTVSISKAFVLSDLFKYEIFRLNYMNIVSNRAQNLYSRLWNEPTPDLKGKIIRFFLSHCEKPQGEKTFKVKMDDLARCLDDTRLNISKTLNELQDSGLIELHRKEILIPDAQKLL; this is encoded by the coding sequence ATGGAAACAATGTTCGACACTTTGCTCCAATTGCCTTTATTCCAAGGACTTTGTCATGAAGATTTCACATGTATTCTGGATAAAGTCAAACTACACTTTATCAAACACAAAGTGGGAGAAACTATCATTGAGAGTGGTAGTCCGTGTAAACAACTATGCTTCCTGTTAAAAGGCGAGATTTCTATCGTCACTAATTCCAAAGAGAATATTTACACCGTTATCGAACAGATGGAAGCACCTTACCTGCTGGAACCACAGTCGCTGTTTGGCATGAACACCAATTACACCTCTTCTTATGTAGCACATACGGAAGCACATACTGTCAGTATCAGCAAAGCATTTGTACTTAGCGATTTGTTCAAATATGAAATATTCCGCCTCAACTATATGAATATCGTGAGCAACCGGGCACAAAATCTTTACTCCCGTTTATGGAATGAACCCACGCCGGATCTGAAAGGCAAAATTATCCGCTTCTTCTTGTCACATTGCGAAAAGCCACAAGGGGAAAAGACTTTTAAAGTAAAGATGGACGATTTGGCACGCTGCCTGGATGATACGCGATTAAACATTTCTAAAACACTGAATGAATTACAGGATAGTGGTTTAATCGAGTTACACAGAAAAGAGATTCTGATTCCGGATGCTCAAAAACTACTTTAA
- a CDS encoding MarC family protein, whose product MFAGFNWQQMVSAFIVLFAVIDIIGSIPIIINLKEKGKDVNAMKATVISFILLIGFFYAGDMMLKLFHVDIESFAVAGAFVIFLMSLEMILDIEIFKNQGPIKEATLVPLVFPLLAGAGAFTTLLSLRAEYASVNIIIALVLNMIWVYFVVSMTGRVERFLGKGGIYIIRKFFGIILLAISVRLFTANITLLLEALHKS is encoded by the coding sequence ATGTTTGCAGGCTTCAATTGGCAACAGATGGTTAGTGCGTTTATCGTACTTTTTGCGGTGATAGACATTATCGGCTCTATACCTATTATAATTAACCTGAAAGAAAAAGGGAAAGATGTGAATGCAATGAAAGCTACCGTCATCTCTTTTATTTTGCTGATCGGATTTTTCTATGCGGGAGATATGATGCTGAAGCTCTTCCATGTAGATATTGAATCGTTTGCAGTTGCCGGTGCGTTTGTTATCTTCCTCATGTCCTTGGAGATGATTCTGGATATTGAGATATTCAAGAACCAAGGTCCTATCAAAGAAGCTACTTTGGTGCCACTTGTCTTTCCTTTGTTGGCAGGTGCTGGAGCTTTCACAACATTGCTTTCTCTTCGGGCGGAATATGCCAGTGTCAATATCATTATAGCTTTAGTATTGAACATGATTTGGGTTTACTTTGTAGTGAGTATGACTGGTCGTGTAGAGCGTTTCCTGGGAAAAGGAGGTATCTATATTATTCGTAAGTTCTTTGGTATCATCTTATTGGCTATTTCTGTAAGGTTGTTTACCGCCAATATAACGTTATTGCTTGAAGCGTTGCATAAATCCTGA
- a CDS encoding FecR family protein yields the protein MIEDINDKEDIRLILDYKRAMAMDKVPLPNMEEERKRFWEKQKQVRPSSHEMQQSVNVKMLRLKRWCIAASVAAVLFLGLFLGAFFYHPSVVQLQVFAADKSAVDPKLNFGDITYVIKEETPDRQLYAHGIIATHKSIDLSTKKAATLPIEEQLQTLTTPCGQDYTVTLSDGTTVLLNAASQLIFPDVFVKEQRIVYLKGEAYFDVAPDKEHPFIVKTDYFETVVLGTKFNVRSYSKLDAHVTLLEGKVTVANDMAPALTLQPEEQASLTEDGMLRKQAVDIYPYLEWQNGYFYFDNVSLVEIMQELGRWYNVDVVFENDEMLDYKMHFVASRTESLMYAVRNLNALGIFYVTLDGNRIIIQ from the coding sequence ATGATAGAAGATATAAACGATAAGGAAGATATTCGCCTGATATTGGATTATAAACGTGCCATGGCTATGGATAAGGTTCCTCTTCCCAATATGGAAGAGGAGCGGAAGCGTTTTTGGGAGAAGCAAAAACAAGTACGTCCCTCTTCCCATGAAATGCAACAGAGCGTAAATGTAAAGATGTTACGTTTGAAACGCTGGTGTATTGCTGCATCGGTAGCGGCTGTACTTTTTCTCGGATTATTTTTGGGCGCCTTCTTTTATCATCCTTCTGTAGTGCAGCTTCAAGTGTTTGCTGCCGATAAGTCGGCAGTAGATCCAAAGTTGAATTTTGGAGATATTACTTATGTAATTAAGGAAGAAACACCGGACCGGCAGTTATATGCTCATGGAATAATTGCTACCCATAAATCTATTGATTTGAGTACAAAGAAAGCTGCCACTTTGCCTATTGAGGAGCAATTGCAAACGTTGACCACTCCTTGCGGGCAGGATTATACGGTTACTCTTTCCGACGGGACTACTGTTTTGCTTAATGCTGCCAGTCAATTGATTTTTCCGGATGTATTTGTGAAAGAACAGCGCATTGTCTATTTGAAAGGAGAAGCCTATTTTGATGTAGCTCCTGATAAAGAACATCCTTTTATTGTAAAAACGGACTATTTTGAAACGGTAGTTCTCGGAACAAAGTTTAATGTGCGTTCCTACTCTAAACTTGATGCTCATGTTACTTTATTGGAAGGTAAAGTGACTGTTGCCAACGATATGGCGCCAGCGTTGACTTTACAGCCGGAAGAACAAGCGTCGCTGACGGAAGATGGAATGTTAAGAAAACAAGCGGTGGACATTTACCCTTATCTGGAATGGCAGAACGGCTATTTCTATTTTGATAATGTATCGCTTGTAGAGATAATGCAGGAGTTGGGACGTTGGTACAATGTAGATGTGGTATTTGAGAATGATGAGATGCTCGATTATAAAATGCACTTTGTAGCCAGTCGTACGGAAAGTCTGATGTATGCAGTCCGCAATTTGAATGCACTTGGTATATTTTATGTAACTTTGGATGGAAACCGAATAATAATTCAGTAA
- a CDS encoding RNA polymerase sigma-70 factor, with translation MKTHKDSSKITMDEFDRIYDKYYPQLLYYAYGFVEDSEICRDIVSDVFGQAWENVERLGNATVGSFLYSCVRNKCIDYLRHDQAARQYAEYLQEAVEDEEGMTPEEYEERMNNVKQIISELPPRTRFVLEQCYFNNKKYREVAEILDITSSAVKKHIMKALAILRERLSVIKP, from the coding sequence ATGAAGACGCATAAAGATAGTTCGAAGATTACGATGGACGAATTTGACAGGATATATGATAAATATTATCCTCAACTCCTTTATTATGCCTATGGTTTTGTGGAAGACTCAGAGATCTGTCGTGATATTGTATCGGATGTGTTCGGTCAGGCATGGGAAAATGTAGAGCGTTTGGGAAATGCTACTGTGGGTAGTTTCCTGTATTCGTGCGTACGGAATAAATGCATTGATTATTTGAGACATGACCAGGCTGCCCGGCAGTATGCGGAATATTTGCAAGAGGCAGTAGAAGATGAAGAAGGAATGACTCCGGAGGAATACGAAGAACGGATGAACAATGTGAAACAGATTATATCGGAATTACCGCCTCGTACGCGTTTTGTTTTGGAACAGTGTTATTTTAATAATAAAAAGTATAGGGAAGTAGCAGAAATTCTCGATATCACTTCGAGTGCGGTAAAGAAACACATTATGAAGGCATTGGCTATACTTCGTGAACGTTTATCTGTTATAAAACCGTAA